The nucleotide sequence ATCGCGCGGGTGCCTGGCGGCGACCTGCGACTTCGACCCGCGTTCGCGGCCCACGACGCGGCGCTGCGCTTCGCCGACGACCTCGCGCGGGCGCCGGTGGCCACCGAGCGCCCCGACGCCGCCGAGTGTCGCTGCGGCGGGATCATGACCGGCCTCCTCCAGCCGACCGACTGCCGCCTCTTCGGCCGCGCGTGCCGGCCGGAGACGCCCGTCGGGGCGTGCATGGTGAGCACCGAGGGCGTCTGCCGCATCTGGCACGAGCACGGCGTCCGCGCGGGCGCGGCGTCAGCGGGCGCGTCAGCGAGCGTGACCGTGAGCGAGCGCGACGGCGCGGAAGGAGACCGCGTGACCCTCGCGCACGGGGCGGGCGGCCGCGCCATGCGCGCGCTCGTCGAGTCGATCTTCCTCGCGGGCGCGACCCACCCCGAGGCCCTCGCGATGGGCGACGGCGCCGCGCTCCCGTTCGGCGATCGCTGGCTCGTGCTGACGACCGACGCGCACGTGGTGGCGCCGATCTTCTTCCCCGGGGGCGACATCGGCCGCCTGGCAGTGTCAGGAATCGTTAACGATCTCGCGATGATGGGCGCGTGCGATGTGCTGGGGCTCACCTCCAGCGTGATCGTCGAGGAGGGCTTCTCGCTCGACGCGCTCCGGCGCATCCACGGCTCGATGCAGCGCGCGTGTCAGGAGGCGGAGACCCACGTCGTCACGGGCGACACCAAGGTGATGCGGCGCGGCGAGCTCGACGGCGTCGTGCTGTCGACGAGCGGCGTCGGCGTGGCCGACCGCGTCGTGCGCGACCGCGGGCTCGAGCCCGGTGACGCCCTGCTCGTCACCGGCACCGTCGGCGATCACGGGCTCGCCGTGCTCGCCGCGCGCGCCGCCTTGGGGCTCGAGGGCGAGCTCGTGTCCGACGTCGCGCCGCTGAACGGCCTCGTCCGCGCCGCCCTCGCGGCCGGGGGCGCGCGTATCCACGCGATGAAAGATCCGACGCGCGGCGGCGTCACGAGCGCGCTCACCGAGATGGCCGAGAGGGCCGGCGTGGCGATCGTGCTCGAGGAGGCCCGCGTCCCGCTGAGC is from Myxococcales bacterium and encodes:
- the hypE gene encoding hydrogenase expression/formation protein HypE, with product MVSTEGVCRIWHEHGVRAGAASAGASASVTVSERDGAEGDRVTLAHGAGGRAMRALVESIFLAGATHPEALAMGDGAALPFGDRWLVLTTDAHVVAPIFFPGGDIGRLAVSGIVNDLAMMGACDVLGLTSSVIVEEGFSLDALRRIHGSMQRACQEAETHVVTGDTKVMRRGELDGVVLSTSGVGVADRVVRDRGLEPGDALLVTGTVGDHGLAVLAARAALGLEGELVSDVAPLNGLVRAALAAGGARIHAMKDPTRGGVTSALTEMAERAGVAIVLEEARVPLSDAGRAASELLGIDPLAVANEGKALLGVHPDAVDAVLAALRAHPLGRRAALVGSVHAAQGDERGAVLLDTGFGRRRLLERDGEPLPRIC